A single window of Scomber scombrus chromosome 12, fScoSco1.1, whole genome shotgun sequence DNA harbors:
- the LOC133992082 gene encoding otoraplin-like translates to MSYPLVILLCVGLLHQTSSIVRMDKLADNKICGDAECSYVLSMATALDDFSAPDCRFINIKKGQMVYVYSKLVPEEGAGVFWSGSVYSERYVDQMGIVGYFPATVVKEMQKFKEDTVKIPTTEMDFYCD, encoded by the exons ATGAGTTATCCACTGGTGATTCTGCTGTGTGTGGGACTACTGCACCAAACCTCGAGCATTGTCCGCATGGATAAACTAGCAGACAACAAGATATGTGGAGATGCCGAATGCTCAT ACGTTCTCTCAATGGCCACAGCCTTGGATGACTTTAGTGCTCCTGACTGCAGATTCATCAACATTAAGAAGGGTCAGATGGTTTATGTGTATTCTAAACTGGTACCAGAGGAGGGCGCCGGAGTCTTTTGGTCTGGAAGT GTTTATAGTGAGCGGTATGTGGACCAGATGGGCATCGTTGGATACTTCCCTGCAACTGTGGTGAAGGAGATGCAGAAGTTTAAGGAAGACACAGTCAAGATTCCCACAACT GAAATGGACTTCTACTGTGATTAA